Genomic DNA from Veillonella criceti:
TTTACCATAAAAATAACCGCTTTGAGCTCGAAAGAGCTTGAGGCGGTTATTTTTGTGTTCGTATTTTTTATATATGATTTAAGTTATGATGTATAATCGATTATTCGAAAAAAATAGATATTATTTCAAGAAAATGAAACTATTATGAGATATAGATATAATTGAATGTAAAAAAATAGTAAAAATGTCTTGTGGGGGGGGATTTTTGTGCTATTATTTCTTTGGAAAGTGGAAAGTGGAAAGAGATCTTGGGAGTATATTGTAATTTATTAAATATTTGTATTTTAATCATTAGCAAATACTAGTAAATTAGTAATACACACAACATTTAACACATAAAATAATATAGATATGTACTCAAAGATGCTTCCCTTTTTGATGTCGGCCATAAGTTTAGTGATATTGTGAAACGTAGAGGCTCCCATTTGTGAGATTCCTCATGAATGGGATTTTTTTCTAGCTTATAACTCACTATTTCACTATACATTTGGTTAGAGAATCATATAACTTTGAGGATTAATTTTGTTGATTATTATTCAAGTATTATCACATTATATGATTCGATTATTTGCGTGAATATTTTGTGTTAGAGGATATTAACTTTGGCGATGGCTTTAATAGTTAGTATCAAAAGTGGAAGAAAGGGTGAATTTTAGCGTGAATAAGATTTACAAAATTATTTGGAGTCGTACAAAAAATTGTTATGTAGTTGCATCTGAATTGGCTAAAGGTCATGGGAAAGCAACTTCATTGGGGATCGCTAAGAAGACTAGCCTAGCATTGGCAATTAGTTTAGCTTTGGGGGGTTCTCTTTCGGGAAATGCTGTTTGGGCTGCACAGGGACCTGAAGACAAGACTTCAACGGCTACGGGTACCAATAGTGTCGCATTTGGTGGTGCTACGGCTAATGGGCAAGGTACAGTTGCTTTAGCTGGTGGTATTGCTAGCGGAGATGGGAGTATAGCTATTGGTGAAGGCGCAGAAGCGGCTGATGGTGCATTAGCTATAAATGGTCAAGCTAGCAATGGTGCATATGCAGCGATTAAAGGTTATAGTGATGGATCTCAAACTTTGACATTTGGTGGTAGTGCTTTAGGCATGATGTCTCAATCGATGGGTGTACTTTCTTATGCAGATGGGGAAGGAGCTTTATCATATGGGTTTAGAGCTGCTGCAGTAGGTGATAATACCATTTCTATTGGTCGTGAGGCTAGAGCAGATAATAATGACTCGGTTGTGATTGGCGCTATGGCTAGTGCTCAGGGGGCAGGCGATGTATCCATAGGTAAAGAGGCTGTGGCGAATGGTGGTATTGCCATTTTAGGTACTCTTAATCAGGACTTAGAGGATGAACCTGAAGGCGGTAGTGTAGCCGTTCTAGGTAAGGTAGATGGTAATCGTTCATATACTATTGGTGGTCTGACAGAGGGTGATGATTCGCTATCTATAGGTTCCCGTGCTAATGTTGATGGTAATTATTCATATGCTATTGGGGTTAATTCATCTGCAATAAGTAATCATGGTATTGCTATTGGTGACTATGCAGTTTCTAAGGCTGATAGTACACAAGCGATAGGGGAGCAAGCTCAAGTTTGGTCATCAGGCGGAACGGCTATTGGCTCATGGTCATCTGTTGATAAGGATTCACCAAATGCAGTTGCCATTGGTTATTCCACAGCAGCTAGTGCTGACAAAGCTTCCGCACTTGGTGCTGAAGCGAGTGCAGATAAAGCAAATTCCGTAGCACTTGGTGCGAACTCTTTAACTAATAAAGATTTTGCTGTTGTGACAGCAACTTCTGAAATTACTAAAGGAACCGGATCTAATGCTGTAGCAACTAAGTTTGGGAATTTTGCTGGCACCGCTACAGGTGTAGTATCTATTGGTAATGTTGGAGCTGAACGTCAAATTATTAATGTAGCGCCAGGTGAAGTATCGGCTTTTTCTACTGATGCAATTAATGGCTCTCAATTATTTACTGTTGCAGATCAAGTAGTTCAAAATCAGGCGGATATTAAAGCAGTTACATCTACTGCTGATTCAACAGCTAAAGCTGTTAATGAAAAAGGTATTACCTTTGCCGGCGATACCGGTTCAAAAGTTACTAAAAAATTAGGTGAAGAAGTTAAAGTCTTTGGTGGTAAAACTAATACTGATAATTTAACAAATAATAATATTGGTGTAGTAGCAGGGACAGAGGGCTTAGAAGTTAAATTGGCTGAGAAGGTAGATTTAGGTTCTCAGGGCCAGTTAACTGTTGGCAGTACAATTATTAATCCAGCTTCTATTACTACTAATAGTTTAGCTATTACTGGTGGTCCTAGTATGGATAAGGCTGGCATTAATGCAGGAAATAAAAAAATTACTAATGTATTAGCCGGCACCAATTCTACAGATGCAGTAAACTATGGACAACTAACGAGTGAATTAGATAAGGTAAAACCAGAAGCTGGTAATAATATTACAATTGATGGGCCAAGTGAGGCTAATGGTAATAAATATGTTATTAATGGCTTAAAAACTACTGTATCAACATCAGATAAGTATATCATAGTTACTCCAGGTGCAGAGGTTGAAGGAACAACCGATTATGCAATTTCTTTGAGTGAAGCAACAAAAGCGGCAATAGATTCTATCGATGATAAGATAGATAAGAAAGATGTTGCTAGTGTAGCGCAATCTTCTATTGCGGTAGAAGGTACAGAGCCAAATGTAACAGTAACATCAAGTGCCGATTCAACAGGTAAGCTTACATATAATGTGGCGCTTAATAAAGAATTAGATTTAACTAAAGATGGTTCTATTACTATTGGTGATACGGTAATTGATGGTACAAAAGCTCTTGTAGCAGATACTACTATTAATGCAGATGGCATTACAACGAATAAACTAGCTATTACCGGTGGTCCTAGTATGGATAAGGCTGGAATTAATGCAGGTAATAAAGTAATTTCTGGTGTAGCTAAGGGTATAAAAGGTACAGATGCAGTTAATGTTGATCAACTTAATGCTTCTTTAGGTGAATTAGAAACTAAAGTAACATCTAATATTCAGTATACCTTTGCTGGTGATGTAGCGACTGGAGATGGCAGTAGTGAATTTGTAAGAAAAACTGGTGATACAATTAAAGTTACTGGTGGGGCAGAAGCTGTTACTGATGTTACTAAGTTAAGTGAAGGTAATATTGGTGTTGTAGTAGATTCTACAAATGGGGAATTGGCAGTTAAACTAGCCCAGAATCTTAATCTTACTAATACTGGGTCTATCTCTATTGGCGATACTGTTGTTGATAGCAATCATATAGCGGTAGCAGGGACAACTATTAATGATCAAGGCATTAGTACTGTTGGTAATATTACATTATCAAAAGATGGAATTTATGCTGGTGATAAACAAATTAAGGGTGTTGCTGAAGGGATTGCTGATACAGATGCTGTTAACGTGAGTCAATTACGTTCGGAACTTGGTAAAGCAGTATCTGAGGTTGGTTTATCTTTTGCCGGTGATTTAGGGAATACTGTAAAAGTAAATAATGGTGGTACCTTAAATATTTCTGGCGGTATTAAAGAGGCTAATAAATTAGTTGATGGTAACATTGGCGTGATTGGTACCGATAAAGGTTTATCAGTACAATTAGCTAAAGACTTAACAGGCTTAAACTCTGTAACAACTGGTAATACGGCTATTAACCATGATGGACTTACTATTAAAGGCAAAGACGGTAAAGATGGTGCCGTTATTAGAGAAGATGGTATGGCTATTAAAGGCAAAGATGGTAAAGATAAAGTTGTTGTTAAAGAAAATAAAGTTGATGTAGGTGGCAATGTTATCCAGAATGTTGGGGATGGTTTAAAACCAAATGAAGCGGTAAACCGTGGTCAATTAGATGCCGTTGAAGATCGTGTAGATGGTTTGTCTAATGGTTTTGGTAACTTAAATGGTCGTGTTAATAAATTAGATCGTCGTGTTGATAAAGTAGGTGCTGGAGCGGCTGCATTAGCTGCATTGAATCCTTTAGATTTCAATCCAGATGATAAATGGAATTTTGCGGTTGGCTATGGCTATTACAAAGATACAGACGCTATCGCAATGGGGGCTTATTATCAACCAAATGAGGACACTCGTTTTAGTGTAGGCGGGACTATTGGTAATGGCGATAATATGATTAATGCAGGTGTTAGCTTACGTTTTGGACAATCTAATGGTGTGTCAACCTCTCGCGTAGCATTGGCTAAAGATGTAGAATCACTTAAACGTATTGTTCAACAGTTAGTAACTGAAAATGAACAATTACGTCGTGGTGGTCATGGTGCAACGTCTGGCTATCCAGATATTTCTGATCGTGAGTTCCCAGATGTGCCTAAGAATCATTGGGCTTATGAATATGTGGATACTATCACTAAGAAAGGGTTCACTATTGGTTATCCTGATGGCGAATTTAAAGGCGACCGTACGCTTACTCGTTATGAATTTGCAGCTGTTGTATATCGCGCACTTAAAAATGGTGCTGAAATCGATGGCGGCATGGCACGGGCAATTGATGAATTTGGTCCAGAATTGGCCCGCCTTGAAGGGCTTGATCACAGCCGTGTAGATCGTGTAGCTGGTGAAGATAATGATCGTTACAAAATTGAACGTCTTCGTGTAAACAATAAAGATAATGAAGAAACAAACGATTATCGTGACATTTATGGTAGCAAAATTCAAAAAGAAGAAGTAGCTCAATAAGAGGTTTGTTTACACAAGAAGAAGCGACTGTGCAGAATGTCTGCACAGTCGTTTTTTTAGTATCATATAGGGGGATATTGAAGTTCTCTTCATTTTGTGCTAGAGTAAGCATATAATGATATTCTATAGTATAGGAGATTGCTAACGATGAGTGCAAAACCAATGACAGTTTCGTATAATTGCCGAGAACAGCTTTGTGTGGAATCGGCACCAGGTCCAGGGGCCATTGTTATTTTTGGGGCGTCTGGGGATTTGACGAAACGAAAATTGTTACCCGCTATCTATGCTTTATTTGAGCGGAATTTATTGCCAGAAAAGTTTGCCGTAATTGGCGTGGCTCGTACGGAGATGAGTAATGAAGATTTCCAAGAGGAAGTACGTGAGGCTATGTTAGTCAATGGCGATACTGTAACAGAGGAGTTCTTACATCGTTTTTCCTATGTGGCGGGCCAATATACGGAAGCTGATACTTTTGCCCGCTTACAGACTGAATTAGAACGGGTTAGCGAAGTACATGGTACGGAAGGCAATGCTTTATTTTATTTAGCTATGCCACCAACTATGTTTGAACCCATTGTAAAAGGGTTAGCTGAACAAGGTTTATTGGAAGAAGAAGAAGCTTGGGCTCGTGTGATTATTGAAAAACCGTTTGGTCATGACTTAGAAAGCGCAGTAGCCCTTGATAAATCGTTGAAACGTTACATTAAAGAATCGCAGACCTATCGTATTGACCATTACTTAGGCAAAGAGACGGTTCAGAATATTTTGATGCTTCGCTTTGCAAATTCTATTTTTGAACCTTTATGGAACCATACATATATTGAAAAAGTAGAAATTACAGTGGCTGAAGAATTAGGCGTAGAAAAACGTGCTGGCTATTATGACAAAGCGGGCGCTTTACGTGATATGTTCCAAAATCATATGGTGCAAATGTTATCGTTGATTGCTATGGAACCACCTGCTGTTTTTGAAGCGGATGCGTATCGTGATGAAATTGCTAAGTTAATTTCATCCATTCGTCCGTTAGAAGGGCAGGATTTAGGCAATATTTCGGTTCGTGGGCAATATGTAGAATCGGTTGATTCTGATAGACCTGCTGCTGGTTATCGTAAGGAAGAGGGCGTCGATCCTCGTTCACAAACTGAAACGTATGTAGCGTTAAAATTATTTATTGATAACTGGCGTTGGCGTGGCGTGCCATTCTATATGCGGACAGGCAAACGCTTGCCTAAGAAGTCTAGTGAAATCGCGATTACCTTTAAGCCAATTCCACATTCGATTTTTAAACCAATTCGTCCAAAAGATTTTAACCAAAATGTATTATTATTACGCATGCAACCGCATGAAGGTATGGGCTTATCTATTGAGGTAAAAGCACCAGGCTCGAAGTTGTGTGTTAATACATTAGATATGGACTTCTCTTATAGTGATTTTATGCAAGGGGAAGATATTCCTGATGCGTATGAACGATTAATTTTAGATGCTTTATTAGGGGACCAAACACTCTTTGTGCGCAATGATACCGTAGAGGCCTCTTGGCAATTATTTATGCCATTAATTCGCGCATGGGATGCTAATCTTGAAAACGTGCCACTTTGTTTCTATCCAGCCTTCAGTGAAGGTCCAAAAGAAACCAACGAAATTTTGGAAGGAGGATCCTTACAATGGCGCAAGATTTAATTCATTCATTTGAAACACCACAAGAAGTGGCCGAAGCCGTAGCAAACTCTTTTGTGCAGTTAACCAATCAATGCATTGCTGATACGGGGTCTTGTGTAGTGGCTATTTCAGGTGGGACTACACCGAATACGTTGTTTGAACTTTTAAATACCGATGAATATCGCAAACAGCTTGACTGGGAACGCATTTATTTTTTGTGGGTTGATGAACGCTTTGTGCCTCAAACTAATCCAGATAATAATTTCTATCGTGCCAAGGAACGCTTATTTGCTTATATTGGGGGGAGTAGTCACTTCTATCCTGTTCCTACGAATGGCGGTACGGTGGAAGAAGCCGCTGAGGCGTACGAAAAAGAAGTAATGATGGTTCTTCGTGCGTGCGAAAAAGACGGCGTTGATTTAGCTTTATTAGGCCTTGGTGATGATGGTCATACAGCTTCTTTATTTGCGCGCTCTAGAGCCTTGGAAGAAACGAGCCGTGCTGTCATTCCTGTGACAGATGGCAAGGTTTGGCAACGAGTTAGTATGTCCTTCCCGTTTTTAGCTAAAGCTAAACAAGTCTGGTTTACCGTGGTTGGTGAATCAAAAGCAGCAGCATTAGGCCGTGTGCTTCGTCAGCGTGCTGATTATGCCGATGATACTTGGCAAGATCGGATTGGTCATGTGCTGCCAGGGGCTGTGCTATCTCAAGAGGAAGTTGTGTGGTATGTAGATACGGCAGCTAAACATAAATAAAAGTAAGCCTTGCAAATGAAGATACGGCTATCATGATAGCGTTCGCTTAAAATGTATATCTAGTTTGACAATTTGCTATGGCTAATCTATAGCTATTTAGGTGCTTTTCGTGTTACACTGTAGAGAGAAATCATTGTATTGTAGCTAAACGAGGTGAAAATTATGTTTAATTTCGGAACACAAGAATTAATCTTAGTGCTCGTAATTGCACTTGTTGTGTTCGGACCAGGTAAGCTACCAGAAGTGGGCAAAGCCATTGGTAAGGGCATTAATGAATTTAAAGATGCAGTAAGCTCTGATAAGAAAAAAGAAGAAAAAGTGTCTGATGTAGCAAAAGTTGAAACGATTGACGTGGAAGCGGGCGCTATTAATGACAAAAAGCATAAAGACGCAGAATAATAAATACGTAAGGCCTCCCTATGCCGTCAGGCCGAGGGAGGTCTTTGTGTCGTTAATTAGATTGTTTGTAGTTGATTCATAATTGAGAAAGTGAATCAAGGATTGGAGGAATTTGTATGTGTAAAGAATGCGGTTGTGGCAGCACTGGCCACGCTCATCAACAAGTATTTAATGTGCCAGGAATGATGTGCAGTAACTGTGAGAATACAGTTAAAACAGCAGTGCTTGGTTTGCCTGGTGTTATGTCTGCTGAAGTAGATTTGAAATCTAAAGATGTAACTATTTCCTATGATAGTAATAAGGTGAATGCCGATGCCATTAAAGAAGCCATTGATGCGACTGGTTTTGAAGTAGCTTCTGTATCAGCAGCCACTCATACTCATGAGCACGGCGGTCTTATGGGTACCCTTAAACGTTTATTTAAGTAAGATGCGATGCGTCCGTTGCAGAACGGGCGCATTTTTTGAGGTGAAACTGATGATTAAAACCTTTGATGAAAAGAATTATACGTGGGACGGTGTCGATACACTAGTATATAAACAAGATGGGAGTCCGTTTAAAGATGTGACCCGTCAAGTGCTTTTTAATGGTGCTTTTGATATTCCTTGCCAGTTTCGGTATTTTGAAGTAAAGCCCGGCGGTTATTCGACCTTAGAACATCATGAACATACGCATATGGTTATGATTTTCCGTGGACAGGGGCAATGTTTATTAGGTGATACTATTGTTGATGTAAAAGTGGGCGATTTCATTGAAATTCCTAGCCACACGATTCATCAATTTAGAGCGAATAAGGGGGATTATGTAGGCTTTTTATGTCTCGTCAATGTAGAGCGTGACAAGGTACAAATTCCGAGTGCTGAAGAGATTGAAGCGTTAAAGGAAAATCCAGCAATAAAAGAATTTTTAGAAAGTTGTTAAAACCTATTCTTTGTGTTATAATTAAGCGTTATCATTGCAAATTATTGGAGTATATCCGTTAAATAATAAGTATGATAACCTTAGACTGCTGCGTAATGAATCGTGCCTGCACGCTTCATTTCACACATATACTTTTGATTTGTAGCGAAACAGGAGGCATACATACATGATTCGCGAAGATATTCGTAATGTTGCAATTATTGCACACGTTGACCATGGTAAAACAACTTTGGTAGACGCTTTATTAAAACAGAGCCATATTTTTAGAGAGAATGAAAAAGTGGCGGAACGCGTAATGGACTCTAATGACTTAGAACGAGAACGTGGGATTACCATTTTGTCTAAAAATACGGCTGTTATGCACAATGGTGTTAAAATCAATATCGTTGACACCCCAGGCCATGCTGACTTTGGTGGCGAAGTAGAACGTGTACTTAACATGGTAGACGGCGTATTGTTATTGGTAGACGCTTTTGAAGGTCCTATGCCACAGACTAAATACGTACTTCGTAAAGCATTGGAACAAAAATTAAAACCAATCGTAGTTATTAATAAAATTGACCGTCCAGACCAACGTGTTCATGAAGTAGAAGATGAAGTCTTAGAATTATTCATGGAACTTGAAGCGGATGATGATCAATTGGACTTCCCAGTTGTGTATGCATCAGCTCGTGATGGTATTGCGAAAGCAAGCATGGACGATGAAGGCAAAGATATGCAACCTTTATTTGAAGTGTTGCTTAAAGAAATTCCAGCACCACAAGGCGATATTGATGGTCCATTGCAGTTCATGGTAACAACCCTTGACTATGATGATTATGTAGGTAAAATTGCGGTTGGCCGTATCGTACGTGGTCGCATGAAGCCAAACCAACAAGTTGTAATTATGAATGGTGAAAGCACTCGTAAAGCTAAACTTGGTCGTGTATACACCTATAATGGTTTGAACCGTGTAGAAACTGATGAAATGGCTATGGGTGACATCACTGCTTTCGTAGGTATCGAAGATATTAATATTGGTGAAACCGTAGCGGATGCGGAACATCCAGAAGCTTTGCCAGCTCTTACTATCGATGAACCGACTCTATCTATGGTATTCTCCGTAAATAATTCGCCATTTGCAGGTCGTGAAGGTGACTATGTAACAAGCCGCCATTTACGTGATCGTTTATTTAAAGAAGTAGAAACTAACGTTTCTATGAAAGTGGAAGAAACAGAATCTCCAGATGCCTTCAAAGTATCTGGTCGTGGTGAACTTCATTTAGCTGTATTAATTGAAACAATGCGCCGTGAAGGGTATGAATTACAAGTAGGTAAACCTCGTGTAATTTACAAACGCATTAATGATCAATTGTGTGAACCATTAGAATATTTAACAATTGACGTGCCACAAGAATTCATGGGTACTGTTATGGAAAACTTAGGGGCGCGTAAAGCTGAGTTGATTAATATGAATGAATTAGCTGGTTACTTACGTATGGAATTCATCATTCCAGCTCGTGGTCTTATCGGTTTCCGTGCTCAATTCTTAACAAGTACTAAAGGTAATGGTATCATGAACCACGTATTCC
This window encodes:
- a CDS encoding ESPR-type extended signal peptide-containing protein, yielding MNKIYKIIWSRTKNCYVVASELAKGHGKATSLGIAKKTSLALAISLALGGSLSGNAVWAAQGPEDKTSTATGTNSVAFGGATANGQGTVALAGGIASGDGSIAIGEGAEAADGALAINGQASNGAYAAIKGYSDGSQTLTFGGSALGMMSQSMGVLSYADGEGALSYGFRAAAVGDNTISIGREARADNNDSVVIGAMASAQGAGDVSIGKEAVANGGIAILGTLNQDLEDEPEGGSVAVLGKVDGNRSYTIGGLTEGDDSLSIGSRANVDGNYSYAIGVNSSAISNHGIAIGDYAVSKADSTQAIGEQAQVWSSGGTAIGSWSSVDKDSPNAVAIGYSTAASADKASALGAEASADKANSVALGANSLTNKDFAVVTATSEITKGTGSNAVATKFGNFAGTATGVVSIGNVGAERQIINVAPGEVSAFSTDAINGSQLFTVADQVVQNQADIKAVTSTADSTAKAVNEKGITFAGDTGSKVTKKLGEEVKVFGGKTNTDNLTNNNIGVVAGTEGLEVKLAEKVDLGSQGQLTVGSTIINPASITTNSLAITGGPSMDKAGINAGNKKITNVLAGTNSTDAVNYGQLTSELDKVKPEAGNNITIDGPSEANGNKYVINGLKTTVSTSDKYIIVTPGAEVEGTTDYAISLSEATKAAIDSIDDKIDKKDVASVAQSSIAVEGTEPNVTVTSSADSTGKLTYNVALNKELDLTKDGSITIGDTVIDGTKALVADTTINADGITTNKLAITGGPSMDKAGINAGNKVISGVAKGIKGTDAVNVDQLNASLGELETKVTSNIQYTFAGDVATGDGSSEFVRKTGDTIKVTGGAEAVTDVTKLSEGNIGVVVDSTNGELAVKLAQNLNLTNTGSISIGDTVVDSNHIAVAGTTINDQGISTVGNITLSKDGIYAGDKQIKGVAEGIADTDAVNVSQLRSELGKAVSEVGLSFAGDLGNTVKVNNGGTLNISGGIKEANKLVDGNIGVIGTDKGLSVQLAKDLTGLNSVTTGNTAINHDGLTIKGKDGKDGAVIREDGMAIKGKDGKDKVVVKENKVDVGGNVIQNVGDGLKPNEAVNRGQLDAVEDRVDGLSNGFGNLNGRVNKLDRRVDKVGAGAAALAALNPLDFNPDDKWNFAVGYGYYKDTDAIAMGAYYQPNEDTRFSVGGTIGNGDNMINAGVSLRFGQSNGVSTSRVALAKDVESLKRIVQQLVTENEQLRRGGHGATSGYPDISDREFPDVPKNHWAYEYVDTITKKGFTIGYPDGEFKGDRTLTRYEFAAVVYRALKNGAEIDGGMARAIDEFGPELARLEGLDHSRVDRVAGEDNDRYKIERLRVNNKDNEETNDYRDIYGSKIQKEEVAQ
- the zwf gene encoding glucose-6-phosphate dehydrogenase — translated: MSAKPMTVSYNCREQLCVESAPGPGAIVIFGASGDLTKRKLLPAIYALFERNLLPEKFAVIGVARTEMSNEDFQEEVREAMLVNGDTVTEEFLHRFSYVAGQYTEADTFARLQTELERVSEVHGTEGNALFYLAMPPTMFEPIVKGLAEQGLLEEEEAWARVIIEKPFGHDLESAVALDKSLKRYIKESQTYRIDHYLGKETVQNILMLRFANSIFEPLWNHTYIEKVEITVAEELGVEKRAGYYDKAGALRDMFQNHMVQMLSLIAMEPPAVFEADAYRDEIAKLISSIRPLEGQDLGNISVRGQYVESVDSDRPAAGYRKEEGVDPRSQTETYVALKLFIDNWRWRGVPFYMRTGKRLPKKSSEIAITFKPIPHSIFKPIRPKDFNQNVLLLRMQPHEGMGLSIEVKAPGSKLCVNTLDMDFSYSDFMQGEDIPDAYERLILDALLGDQTLFVRNDTVEASWQLFMPLIRAWDANLENVPLCFYPAFSEGPKETNEILEGGSLQWRKI
- the pgl gene encoding 6-phosphogluconolactonase translates to MAQDLIHSFETPQEVAEAVANSFVQLTNQCIADTGSCVVAISGGTTPNTLFELLNTDEYRKQLDWERIYFLWVDERFVPQTNPDNNFYRAKERLFAYIGGSSHFYPVPTNGGTVEEAAEAYEKEVMMVLRACEKDGVDLALLGLGDDGHTASLFARSRALEETSRAVIPVTDGKVWQRVSMSFPFLAKAKQVWFTVVGESKAAALGRVLRQRADYADDTWQDRIGHVLPGAVLSQEEVVWYVDTAAKHK
- a CDS encoding Sec-independent protein translocase subunit TatA/TatB; amino-acid sequence: MFNFGTQELILVLVIALVVFGPGKLPEVGKAIGKGINEFKDAVSSDKKKEEKVSDVAKVETIDVEAGAINDKKHKDAE
- a CDS encoding heavy-metal-associated domain-containing protein, which produces MCKECGCGSTGHAHQQVFNVPGMMCSNCENTVKTAVLGLPGVMSAEVDLKSKDVTISYDSNKVNADAIKEAIDATGFEVASVSAATHTHEHGGLMGTLKRLFK
- a CDS encoding cupin domain-containing protein, giving the protein MIKTFDEKNYTWDGVDTLVYKQDGSPFKDVTRQVLFNGAFDIPCQFRYFEVKPGGYSTLEHHEHTHMVMIFRGQGQCLLGDTIVDVKVGDFIEIPSHTIHQFRANKGDYVGFLCLVNVERDKVQIPSAEEIEALKENPAIKEFLESC
- the typA gene encoding translational GTPase TypA; this translates as MIREDIRNVAIIAHVDHGKTTLVDALLKQSHIFRENEKVAERVMDSNDLERERGITILSKNTAVMHNGVKINIVDTPGHADFGGEVERVLNMVDGVLLLVDAFEGPMPQTKYVLRKALEQKLKPIVVINKIDRPDQRVHEVEDEVLELFMELEADDDQLDFPVVYASARDGIAKASMDDEGKDMQPLFEVLLKEIPAPQGDIDGPLQFMVTTLDYDDYVGKIAVGRIVRGRMKPNQQVVIMNGESTRKAKLGRVYTYNGLNRVETDEMAMGDITAFVGIEDINIGETVADAEHPEALPALTIDEPTLSMVFSVNNSPFAGREGDYVTSRHLRDRLFKEVETNVSMKVEETESPDAFKVSGRGELHLAVLIETMRREGYELQVGKPRVIYKRINDQLCEPLEYLTIDVPQEFMGTVMENLGARKAELINMNELAGYLRMEFIIPARGLIGFRAQFLTSTKGNGIMNHVFHGYAPFKGEIPGRTRGALVAFEDGETTPYGLNSIQDRGTLFIGPNEPVYTGRVIGENARESDMDVNPCKKKHVTNMRSSSSDEAVRLVPPRIFSLEQALEWINDDELVEVTPKSIRMRKAILDRAARAKAAKNGR